In the genome of bacterium, one region contains:
- a CDS encoding AURKAIP1/COX24 domain-containing protein: MSSVVKKRRKKIRKHKYEKLRKRLRAERKRYGKL; encoded by the coding sequence ATGAGTAGCGTTGTTAAGAAAAGAAGGAAGAAGATAAGAAAGCATAAATACGAGAAGCTTAGGAAGAGGCTTCGGGCTGAAAGAAAGAGGTATGGAAAGCTGTGA